In Rhizobium binae, the DNA window AACTGACACGGTTGCCTTCGGGTAAAGTGAACGGATCTTTGCTTCCTGAGAGCTTCCCTGAAGGGCTGCGAACTTGAAGTCAGGCGTGTTCATTTGGTCAAACGTCAGATCTGCCGCTTGCCGTCCGACGACGTAGACCGGTTGAAAGGTAACGGCACAACCTGCAAACCAGCCGCGCAGGGATCGAGACGGCAATATCGTTCCAGTCGTCATGATATCGGCTCGGCCTGACTCCACGGCTGCGAACATCTGTCCAAAATCCATGTCCGCGAATTCGATCTGGATATCGGGAGAGACATCCTTGATCATTTGACGAATGAGGGCGATCTCGTAGCCGTCCGGCTCACCCTTGTCATTGATGTAGAGGTTGGGCGGGTATTTCAGGCTCGCCGCAACCACAATTTTCTTGGTGCGGATCGCTTTGTCGAGAACCGATTCGTTGTTGGCATCCTGCGCGCTGACCGGTGTTGTCGTACCAAGAGCAACAGCCGCTGCGCCGCCGGCAAACAGACCGGCAGTTAGGAGCGAACGACGGTTTGCCTGCATTCCACTATCTTGTTTCGTATCCATGATCATTCCCCTTGTTGTTTCCACAATGAAATTTCCGGCCTGCAACCCACTCCTGTGGGGTACAGTTCTTGCTAGGCGGTCAGCCCGCCGTCGACTGTCAGCTGCGCACCATTCACGTAGCTGGCCTCCTCACTCGCCAAAAAGAGCGTGGCTTTGGCAATTTCCTCGTAGGTTCCGAGACGACCGAGAGGCACCGTCGGCGCGAAACGTTGGTCACGAGCGGCGATCTGGTCAGCTGACATTCGGGTTAAGCGATCGGCCATGACACTTTCGAGGACACCGGGGCAGATCGCATTCGCGCGTATCCCTTTTGGTCCATAATCACGGGCAATCGTACGTGTCAGCATGATCAAGCCGGCCTTAGAAACCCCATAGACGGACTCAGCGGTCGATGCGCGCTGGCCTGCGATCGAGGCGGTGTTAACGATCACCCCCCTCCCCGCCTTCACCATATGCGGGATCGCTTCTCGACAAAAAAGGTAAGCCGACTTGAGATTGATATCCAAAGCCTGCTGCCACGTTGTGGGGTCTGTTTGCGAGATCGTCCCGGTGGGATTGATGCCGGCATTGTTAATCAAAATGTCGAGCGTTCCGAATCGAGACAGTGCCAGCGCAACTGCCTGCTTGGAGGTTTTTTCCTGGGAGACATCGCCAACAACCTCAACAGCCTCTGCCTCCCCACTGCTCAATGCGAGGACGAAGTCTTCAAGCTGATGTTTTGCGCGGTCAACTAGAACAAGCTTTGCGCCCTCTTTCGCCAATGACTGCGCAACGGCGCGTCCAAGGCCGCTCGCGACTCCTGTAACGATGACCGTTTTTCCTGAAAACCGCATTTCGATCCGTCCGTTCCGCCTTGTTCATCGACCTTTTGCGATCGCCTGGGCGACATTTATGACCTAAACCTATCTGTCGTGCAATATGAAATCATATATGATGTTGACGAGGCTGTCGGGCGGGCGTATCGATTAGGCAC includes these proteins:
- a CDS encoding SDR family NAD(P)-dependent oxidoreductase, producing MRFSGKTVIVTGVASGLGRAVAQSLAKEGAKLVLVDRAKHQLEDFVLALSSGEAEAVEVVGDVSQEKTSKQAVALALSRFGTLDILINNAGINPTGTISQTDPTTWQQALDINLKSAYLFCREAIPHMVKAGRGVIVNTASIAGQRASTAESVYGVSKAGLIMLTRTIARDYGPKGIRANAICPGVLESVMADRLTRMSADQIAARDQRFAPTVPLGRLGTYEEIAKATLFLASEEASYVNGAQLTVDGGLTA
- a CDS encoding transporter substrate-binding domain-containing protein: MDTKQDSGMQANRRSLLTAGLFAGGAAAVALGTTTPVSAQDANNESVLDKAIRTKKIVVAASLKYPPNLYINDKGEPDGYEIALIRQMIKDVSPDIQIEFADMDFGQMFAAVESGRADIMTTGTILPSRSLRGWFAGCAVTFQPVYVVGRQAADLTFDQMNTPDFKFAALQGSSQEAKIRSLYPKATVSVFPDQTGAIGEVMSGRANATLQSLFTIVNTKKQGVDLTIIGKGPAYVDHNTFFMPTGDTKMYMFVTNWLLFNAAGGILNSVFREYVGKDAIAAGLPYLAVGPGGSPLRVEA